One window from the genome of Bacteroidales bacterium encodes:
- a CDS encoding ABC transporter substrate-binding protein, whose product MRKDFLVNCCFFPTILIFLLVFLSCQLRNTDQKEARYGLSAYSPQTATGFRIYEAEGFRVMDITSADVVLEKFILVDRNEPLTHDFPEDGLVISIPVESMVCLSATHIAYADALGLMDKISGVASADYVVSAKFNELLKEGKIREIGIADHFKVEQLIQLSPEIILATAQQGQGYENLKNAGLTMVPLAEHLENHPLGRAEWIKCLGVLFGKEKEAMLIFDSISREYNRLKMLTLDVVNRPVVLSGKQYGGFWNLPGGKSYFAQMIDDAGATYIWADNNDSGSLMLDFEVVYDRGMDADFWRFLVWSRDGFSIERLIDEDARYAGLKAFKEKKILTCNTFEKPYFQRGLLEPHVILADYISIFHPELLPDHQPVYYELLK is encoded by the coding sequence ATGCGAAAGGATTTCCTTGTTAATTGCTGCTTTTTTCCCACCATATTGATTTTCCTGCTGGTTTTCCTTTCCTGTCAACTGAGGAATACAGATCAGAAGGAAGCCCGGTATGGGTTATCTGCTTACAGTCCCCAGACAGCCACCGGCTTTCGCATTTATGAGGCAGAAGGGTTCAGGGTAATGGACATAACAAGTGCTGACGTTGTTTTGGAAAAGTTCATTCTGGTTGACCGGAATGAACCGCTTACCCATGATTTCCCTGAAGATGGTCTTGTAATTTCAATCCCGGTTGAAAGCATGGTTTGTCTTTCGGCGACGCACATTGCTTATGCTGATGCACTTGGTTTAATGGACAAAATTTCCGGTGTTGCCAGCGCCGATTATGTAGTTTCCGCGAAGTTTAACGAGTTGCTGAAAGAGGGGAAAATCAGGGAGATCGGGATCGCTGATCATTTTAAAGTGGAACAGCTTATTCAACTTTCACCCGAAATTATTTTGGCAACTGCTCAGCAGGGGCAGGGCTACGAAAATCTGAAAAATGCCGGCCTGACAATGGTTCCGTTGGCCGAGCATCTCGAAAACCACCCGCTTGGAAGGGCGGAATGGATTAAATGCCTTGGGGTGTTGTTCGGGAAGGAAAAAGAAGCCATGCTCATTTTCGATTCGATCAGCAGGGAGTACAACAGGTTGAAAATGTTGACTCTGGATGTGGTAAATCGTCCTGTTGTGCTTTCGGGTAAGCAATATGGCGGTTTTTGGAATCTTCCCGGAGGGAAAAGCTATTTTGCACAGATGATTGATGATGCTGGAGCTACCTACATTTGGGCCGATAATAATGACTCAGGCAGCCTGATGCTCGACTTTGAAGTGGTTTACGATCGGGGTATGGATGCTGATTTCTGGCGGTTTCTGGTCTGGTCACGCGATGGTTTTTCGATTGAGCGTTTGATTGATGAGGATGCCCGTTATGCCGGTTTGAAAGCTTTTAAGGAGAAGAAAATACTAACCTGCAACACATTTGAGAAGCCCTATTTTCAAAGGGGGTTGTTAGAACCGCACGTTATCCTGGCCGATTATATTTCCATTTTTCATCCTGAACTTCTACCTGATCATCAACCTGTTTACTATGAATTGTTAAAGTGA
- a CDS encoding endonuclease/exonuclease/phosphatase family protein, whose amino-acid sequence MTKSGFWIFRLGVKMLILLVNLLFIFLLLLTYLAPSISPDRFFAPAMLGLVYPLLFVINLLFMTFWLVRLKYYFLFSLISLALGWNVMKVNVGLNTKAPDENQAGNIKFLSYNVRLFDQFKWMPGQDYFTRNNIFNFITTESPDIVNFQEFFHGSETYFPTIGPFLESQKTSHYHTDYIKVVGTNKHYGLATFSRFPIVNRGSIRFGNSTSNSGMFTDIVVNRDTVRVFNFHFESIRLSNADYKFVTEFIDPGMHPTSSNSRIILGKFHNAFVKRAEQARIAKEHIAQSPYPVIVSGDFNDTPVSYVYHQISSGLNDAFIESGTGFGSTYAGNIPFIRIDYILHSDQLRAQGYQTHKVSFSDHYPISCDFLLPLQ is encoded by the coding sequence ATGACCAAATCAGGGTTCTGGATATTCAGGCTGGGTGTAAAAATGCTGATCCTTCTGGTCAACCTCCTCTTCATTTTCCTGCTTTTATTAACCTACCTGGCGCCCAGCATCAGCCCCGACAGGTTTTTTGCGCCGGCAATGCTTGGACTCGTTTACCCCCTGCTTTTTGTAATAAACCTCCTATTCATGACCTTCTGGCTTGTCCGGTTAAAATACTATTTCCTGTTTTCGCTGATTTCGCTGGCGCTGGGTTGGAACGTAATGAAAGTCAATGTTGGACTAAACACTAAGGCTCCTGATGAAAACCAGGCGGGTAACATCAAATTCCTTTCCTATAACGTTCGCCTTTTTGACCAGTTCAAATGGATGCCGGGACAAGATTACTTTACCCGTAATAATATTTTCAATTTCATTACTACCGAAAGTCCTGATATTGTTAACTTCCAGGAATTTTTCCATGGCAGTGAAACCTATTTTCCGACCATAGGCCCTTTTCTGGAATCGCAGAAGACCAGTCATTATCACACAGATTACATAAAAGTTGTGGGGACAAACAAGCATTACGGCCTGGCTACCTTCAGCCGGTTTCCCATAGTGAACCGTGGTTCGATCCGTTTTGGAAACTCTACCTCCAACTCAGGAATGTTTACCGATATCGTCGTAAACCGCGACACGGTCAGGGTCTTTAATTTCCATTTTGAGTCCATCCGTCTTTCCAATGCAGATTATAAGTTCGTCACAGAGTTCATCGACCCCGGGATGCACCCCACCTCTTCCAACTCGCGCATCATACTCGGGAAATTTCATAATGCCTTTGTCAAACGTGCTGAGCAGGCCCGCATTGCAAAAGAGCATATCGCCCAATCCCCATATCCGGTCATTGTTTCAGGCGACTTTAACGACACCCCGGTCTCATACGTTTACCACCAGATATCGTCAGGTTTAAACGATGCCTTTATTGAGTCAGGTACAGGATTTGGCTCCACCTATGCAGGAAATATCCCCTTCATCCGAATCGATTACATCCTGCACAGCGACCAACTCCGTGCACAAGGTTACCAGACCCACAAAGTCAGTTTTTCCGACCATTACCCCATTTCGTGTGATTTTTTGTTGCCCCTGCAATAA
- a CDS encoding DUF2442 domain-containing protein — protein sequence MLTIKVTHAKYVEHFILELWFNDGVSKRINFEPLLEGEIFEPVKDLAYFKKFRLNPFTIEWENGADFAPEFLHDYNPSQKESAFAERQQA from the coding sequence ATGTTAACTATAAAGGTAACCCATGCGAAATACGTTGAACATTTCATTCTTGAATTGTGGTTTAATGATGGGGTATCAAAGCGGATCAATTTTGAACCTTTGTTAGAAGGAGAAATTTTTGAACCAGTAAAGGATTTGGCTTACTTTAAAAAGTTCAGGCTAAACCCATTTACAATAGAATGGGAGAATGGAGCAGACTTTGCACCGGAATTCCTCCACGATTACAATCCCTCTCAAAAAGAATCAGCATTCGCAGAGCGTCAGCAGGCCTGA
- a CDS encoding rhomboid family intramembrane serine protease, translated as MYPYQNPLDDIKAFFGRKSLLASLIKINVIIFVLVNLFRVIFWLFKVNNPEIAGGEVSWISYYLSVPAGIEQLIRRPWTLITYMFLHESFFHVLFNMMVLYFGGRIFLEYLDKRKLLSVYILGGLTGAFFYIAAFNLFPVFSQSVNYSIALGASASVLAILIAVATYVPEYSIMLFLFGRVKLKYLALIIILVDVLSIPKGNAGGHIAHLGGAFWGFLYIFILKNGSDLTINFPVLNGKWLKNMFVKQKTSEQPFRGRPLTDDEFNARKKEQQERIDKILEKISRSGYSSLTKEEKALLFQSSNKNNN; from the coding sequence ATGTATCCCTATCAAAACCCACTCGACGACATCAAAGCCTTTTTCGGGCGTAAGTCACTGCTTGCCAGCCTGATAAAAATTAATGTAATTATTTTCGTGCTGGTCAACCTGTTCAGGGTGATTTTTTGGCTTTTCAAGGTCAATAATCCTGAAATAGCCGGCGGCGAAGTCTCATGGATCTCTTACTATCTATCGGTTCCGGCAGGCATTGAACAATTGATCCGGCGCCCATGGACACTTATCACCTACATGTTCCTCCACGAAAGTTTTTTCCATGTTCTTTTTAATATGATGGTACTTTATTTTGGAGGCAGAATTTTCCTGGAGTATCTTGACAAACGTAAATTACTGAGTGTTTATATTCTCGGTGGACTCACCGGTGCTTTCTTCTATATTGCAGCATTCAACCTGTTTCCGGTATTTAGTCAAAGCGTGAATTATTCCATTGCACTGGGCGCCTCAGCCTCGGTGCTGGCTATCCTCATTGCCGTAGCCACCTACGTTCCGGAATATTCCATCATGCTCTTCCTGTTTGGCAGGGTAAAACTGAAATACCTTGCATTGATTATCATCCTTGTCGATGTTCTGAGTATTCCAAAAGGCAATGCAGGCGGGCATATCGCACACCTGGGAGGTGCATTCTGGGGTTTCTTGTATATTTTTATACTGAAAAATGGCAGCGACCTCACAATCAACTTCCCTGTTCTCAATGGTAAATGGCTGAAAAATATGTTTGTTAAGCAAAAAACCTCTGAGCAACCTTTCAGGGGGCGACCGCTTACAGATGACGAGTTCAACGCCCGCAAAAAAGAGCAACAGGAGCGGATAGATAAAATCCTTGAAAAGATATCACGCTCGGGTTACAGCAGCCTGACAAAAGAAGAAAAAGCCCTGCTCTTCCAATCGAGTAACAAAAACAACAACTGA
- the mutL gene encoding DNA mismatch repair endonuclease MutL yields MSDIIHLLPDSVANQIAAGEVIQRPASAVKEILENAIDSGADKIELVIKDAGKTLIQITDNGCGMSETDARLSFERHATSKISSVNDLFSIRTMGFRGEALASIAAIAQVEMRTRKVEQELGSHVIIEASEVKSQEFCQCPAGTTLMIKNLFFNVPARRKFLKSDAVEMRNIIEEFQRVALAHPELSFNLYNDRKPVFQLKSSTLKQRVVNIFSPGYNQRLVPVEQQLSFISVAGFVGKPEFARKQRGEQYFFVNKRFIRHAYLNHAVESAFDELLPEKSYPSYFLFIEIDPSNIDINIHPTKTEIKFEDEKMVYSVIRSAVKAALGKFSITPAIDFDVESLFDFKTPSQDALAKPPTIKINPDYNPFESNKTAVTPRQQSNQDNWQKLYPEKSYRPATAPGKEAQFAGKLIDDELHQTTETISEGVFLQLHRRFIITQVKSGLMVMDQQRAHERILFERYLELLSKRVALTQQELFGIRLPLSPADAELMNEIMDDLNLLGFNIKPDTKKPFQFIIEGTPAGEKIINVAETIDSIIEHYKNNLIELGSDKRVNLARSMAKNLSLKTGKSLQQAEMKMLTEELFACKVPEVSIDGGPIVKMINIGEVFDRNSTRQNEQN; encoded by the coding sequence ATGTCGGACATTATCCATCTTTTACCCGATTCTGTAGCCAACCAGATTGCTGCCGGCGAGGTGATCCAGCGGCCGGCATCGGCTGTGAAAGAAATCCTCGAAAACGCCATCGACAGCGGCGCCGACAAGATTGAACTGGTGATTAAAGATGCCGGTAAGACGCTTATCCAGATCACCGACAACGGATGTGGCATGTCCGAAACCGATGCCAGGCTTTCGTTCGAGCGTCATGCCACCTCCAAGATCAGCTCGGTCAACGACCTTTTTTCGATCCGTACGATGGGCTTTCGTGGTGAAGCGCTGGCCTCCATCGCCGCCATTGCTCAGGTTGAGATGAGAACGCGAAAGGTGGAACAGGAACTCGGGTCACACGTCATCATCGAAGCATCGGAGGTGAAATCGCAGGAGTTTTGCCAATGTCCTGCAGGTACCACCCTCATGATCAAAAATCTCTTTTTCAATGTTCCGGCACGCAGGAAGTTCCTCAAATCGGATGCGGTGGAAATGAGGAACATCATCGAGGAGTTCCAGCGCGTAGCGCTTGCACACCCGGAATTGAGTTTCAACCTTTACAATGATCGCAAGCCGGTTTTTCAACTCAAATCCTCTACGCTCAAACAGCGGGTTGTGAACATTTTTAGTCCGGGTTACAATCAACGGCTGGTTCCGGTTGAGCAGCAACTGAGTTTTATATCTGTTGCGGGATTTGTCGGGAAACCTGAATTTGCAAGAAAGCAGCGCGGCGAACAGTATTTCTTTGTAAATAAAAGATTTATCCGCCATGCTTACCTGAATCATGCTGTCGAAAGTGCTTTTGATGAACTCCTTCCTGAGAAATCGTATCCTTCATATTTTTTATTTATCGAGATTGACCCATCAAATATCGACATCAACATCCACCCGACTAAGACTGAAATCAAGTTTGAGGATGAGAAGATGGTGTATTCGGTCATCCGCTCAGCAGTGAAGGCCGCTTTGGGGAAATTCAGCATTACCCCCGCCATCGACTTTGACGTTGAATCCTTATTCGATTTTAAAACGCCATCACAGGATGCCCTCGCAAAGCCACCCACGATAAAGATCAACCCGGATTATAACCCCTTTGAGTCAAATAAAACAGCGGTAACCCCACGCCAGCAAAGCAACCAGGATAACTGGCAGAAACTTTACCCGGAAAAAAGTTACAGACCCGCAACCGCACCCGGTAAGGAGGCACAATTCGCCGGAAAGTTGATCGATGATGAATTGCATCAGACGACAGAAACAATTTCCGAAGGGGTTTTCCTGCAGCTACACCGCAGGTTTATCATCACCCAGGTCAAATCAGGGTTGATGGTGATGGACCAGCAAAGAGCCCACGAGCGCATTCTTTTTGAGCGCTACCTTGAACTGCTGTCGAAACGCGTAGCGCTTACCCAGCAGGAACTTTTTGGTATTCGTCTTCCGCTTTCTCCCGCCGATGCCGAGTTGATGAATGAGATAATGGATGACCTCAACCTGCTTGGTTTTAACATCAAACCAGACACAAAAAAACCTTTCCAGTTTATCATCGAGGGTACCCCTGCAGGGGAAAAAATCATTAACGTTGCCGAAACCATCGACAGCATCATCGAACACTATAAAAATAACCTCATCGAGTTGGGTTCGGACAAAAGGGTTAATTTAGCCCGCTCGATGGCCAAAAACCTCTCACTCAAAACCGGTAAAAGTCTGCAGCAGGCTGAGATGAAAATGTTGACCGAGGAGTTGTTTGCCTGCAAAGTTCCTGAAGTATCCATTGATGGTGGTCCCATCGTAAAGATGATCAACATAGGCGAGGTTTTCGACCGCAACAGCACCCGGCAAAATGAACAAAACTGA
- a CDS encoding MFS transporter: protein MLPFQKKLTNSFYAVLSLPATAMGFALSVQISALSWILSTQYGLDIHDVGLVWAAGPIAGIIGQVLIGVISDNVWFWNGRRRPFILIGGVLAALMLLALPNIGVIHEGLGIGGILGIAIVVALTLDLAINISFNPTRSIIADVTPEGRARTKGYTWMQTVSGTFGVLAYLIGALLNNYVLIYLGVVLVVLFSVVPPFFIKEPKRLGRYGEDDDSPIDLTSDPSRGIPSVNKANEASLIEMLKTIRPLWGFLVYAIYAMAVRLFGMPKVPHNLFEIFSLILTVGLIAESLLKSETGKSKEEAGLIGFRKVLAAHSFTWIGIQTMFIYLYAFVGFRIPGLEDIEMGRIVSWSFFSLNLVGAIIPVTLLEPLAARFGRVRVHASSLGIMAFGYVGIMLFGNSSLLLYLIMAIVGIGWAATISLPFAIMSQKVPQTRMGLYMGLFNLSVVLPQLVASLGIGELISHVDDKSVTFIICAATVAFSAIAWSLVKEPKESSVKATGVGGAH from the coding sequence ATGTTACCATTTCAAAAAAAGTTAACCAACTCGTTTTATGCGGTACTGAGCCTTCCGGCCACCGCCATGGGATTTGCACTTTCAGTCCAGATTTCTGCATTAAGCTGGATACTCAGCACACAGTATGGACTCGATATTCATGACGTAGGGCTTGTTTGGGCTGCAGGCCCGATTGCCGGGATTATTGGGCAGGTACTTATTGGAGTGATCAGTGATAATGTATGGTTCTGGAATGGACGCCGCCGCCCGTTTATCCTGATTGGGGGGGTGCTGGCTGCATTGATGCTGCTTGCATTACCCAATATTGGTGTCATTCATGAAGGACTTGGGATTGGCGGGATTCTCGGCATTGCCATTGTAGTGGCGCTGACGCTTGACCTGGCCATTAACATCAGCTTTAACCCGACCCGTTCGATCATTGCTGATGTGACACCCGAAGGGAGAGCCCGAACCAAGGGGTACACATGGATGCAGACTGTATCCGGCACTTTCGGCGTACTTGCCTATCTCATTGGCGCCCTGCTCAATAATTACGTATTGATCTATCTTGGGGTGGTGCTGGTAGTGCTTTTCTCAGTCGTCCCGCCATTTTTTATCAAAGAGCCTAAACGACTTGGCAGATACGGCGAAGATGATGATTCACCAATAGATTTGACATCTGATCCCTCCAGGGGGATTCCATCGGTAAATAAGGCAAATGAAGCCTCACTGATCGAAATGCTCAAGACCATCCGGCCGCTTTGGGGTTTCCTGGTTTATGCCATTTACGCCATGGCGGTGCGGCTCTTCGGGATGCCAAAAGTACCGCATAACCTGTTCGAGATTTTTAGTTTGATCCTGACGGTTGGGCTGATTGCTGAATCACTGCTCAAGTCAGAAACCGGAAAATCGAAGGAGGAAGCCGGCCTGATCGGGTTTCGCAAGGTCCTTGCAGCCCATTCATTTACCTGGATAGGCATTCAGACGATGTTCATTTATCTCTATGCCTTCGTTGGCTTTCGTATCCCGGGACTTGAAGATATCGAGATGGGGCGGATCGTTTCGTGGAGTTTCTTTTCACTCAACCTGGTTGGCGCCATCATTCCGGTAACGCTCCTTGAACCTCTCGCAGCCAGGTTCGGCAGGGTAAGGGTACACGCTTCCAGCCTTGGGATTATGGCGTTTGGCTATGTCGGGATCATGCTTTTCGGCAATTCATCATTGCTGCTTTATCTGATCATGGCCATTGTGGGTATTGGATGGGCAGCTACTATCAGTCTCCCTTTTGCCATCATGTCGCAAAAGGTGCCCCAAACGCGGATGGGGCTGTATATGGGATTGTTCAACCTTTCGGTAGTGCTTCCTCAACTCGTGGCAAGTCTTGGTATCGGCGAACTGATCAGTCATGTTGATGACAAAAGTGTCACTTTTATCATTTGTGCTGCTACCGTTGCCTTCTCAGCCATAGCATGGTCGCTGGTGAAAGAGCCGAAAGAAAGTTCAGTAAAAGCCACCGGCGTCGGTGGTGCGCATTAA
- a CDS encoding co-chaperone GroES, producing MTSEPDISKLIVVGDRVLIKPKVQTNKTNSGLYLPPGYKEKEEVQTGYIVKSGPGYPIPSASDDPDEPWKPPVDKTRYIPLQAREGDLAIFMQKGAVEIMFHGEKYFIVPQHSILLLERDEDLYD from the coding sequence ATGACATCAGAACCCGATATCAGCAAATTAATTGTAGTGGGAGACCGTGTGCTGATTAAACCAAAAGTGCAGACAAACAAGACCAACAGCGGGTTGTACCTGCCACCTGGCTATAAAGAAAAAGAGGAAGTGCAAACGGGTTATATCGTTAAATCCGGCCCCGGTTATCCCATACCTTCTGCTTCGGACGATCCGGATGAGCCCTGGAAACCTCCGGTTGACAAAACCCGCTACATCCCTTTGCAGGCCAGAGAAGGCGACCTGGCTATTTTTATGCAGAAGGGGGCTGTTGAGATCATGTTTCATGGAGAAAAATATTTTATTGTCCCACAGCATTCCATTCTGCTCCTTGAGCGCGACGAGGATTTGTATGATTAG
- a CDS encoding DUF4160 domain-containing protein yields the protein MPEISRFYGIMVYMFYYDHQPPHFHVKYQDYEATINIHDGIVKGELPRRALRLIYEWLDLHHEELLLNWKLLEQNKPLFKIEPLK from the coding sequence ATGCCGGAGATTTCGAGATTCTACGGAATCATGGTTTACATGTTTTATTATGACCATCAACCACCTCATTTTCATGTTAAATATCAGGATTATGAGGCCACGATTAACATCCATGATGGCATTGTAAAAGGAGAGTTACCAAGGAGAGCATTAAGATTAATTTATGAATGGCTTGATTTGCATCATGAAGAATTGCTGTTGAACTGGAAACTACTTGAGCAAAATAAACCGTTATTCAAAATAGAACCATTAAAATAA
- a CDS encoding rhomboid family intramembrane serine protease — translation MSYQQYSPQGFTYLPPVVKNLLILNGLFFLATIAFQQAFGIDITAQLGLRYPGSPAFAPYQFITYMFLHGGVSHILFNMFALWMFGYMLENIWGSKRFLIYYLITGIGAALVHYAIFYFEFNPLITYLDGLINDPSTIGLMEFRATIQGQISPYAGEMYIKYNEFIKVTRQLASNPESQALIESARGFVIDYKQYMLNRPNVIGASGAVFGILLAFGMLFPNVRLYIYFLFPIKAKYFVIFYGLLELYLGFTQSQSNVAHFAHLGGMIFGFLLIKYWKHKRVY, via the coding sequence ATGAGTTACCAGCAATATAGCCCTCAGGGATTTACCTATCTTCCACCCGTAGTCAAGAACCTGTTGATACTTAACGGGTTGTTCTTCCTTGCGACCATTGCTTTTCAGCAGGCCTTCGGAATTGACATTACCGCACAACTGGGATTGCGCTACCCCGGCTCACCGGCTTTCGCTCCTTACCAGTTTATTACGTACATGTTCCTTCATGGCGGGGTCTCACACATCCTTTTCAACATGTTCGCACTATGGATGTTTGGATATATGCTCGAGAACATCTGGGGCTCGAAGCGCTTCCTGATTTATTATCTCATCACGGGAATAGGGGCGGCACTTGTCCATTACGCGATCTTTTACTTTGAATTCAACCCGCTGATTACCTATCTTGACGGATTGATCAACGATCCTTCCACGATCGGACTCATGGAGTTCAGGGCAACAATCCAGGGGCAGATTTCACCCTATGCCGGGGAGATGTACATAAAGTACAACGAATTTATTAAAGTAACCCGGCAACTTGCTTCCAACCCCGAAAGCCAGGCCTTAATTGAAAGTGCGCGTGGTTTTGTGATTGATTACAAACAGTATATGCTCAACCGTCCAAACGTGATTGGCGCATCAGGGGCTGTATTCGGTATTCTGCTCGCTTTCGGGATGCTATTCCCCAATGTCCGGCTCTATATCTACTTCCTTTTTCCCATCAAAGCCAAATATTTCGTGATCTTCTACGGACTGCTCGAATTGTACCTGGGTTTCACCCAATCACAGAGCAACGTTGCCCATTTTGCCCACCTTGGCGGGATGATTTTCGGTTTTTTACTGATCAAATACTGGAAACATAAACGCGTGTACTGA
- a CDS encoding CotH kinase family protein yields the protein MNDLHRKLNLLFLTFSTARNPLVYSLLIAGLISFFYSFTATAQPNFPEDGEVYRDDVVPRVDIFIHPDTLQWIYNNVSSNIEWRANFIFNNGTITDTIEEVGFRLRGNTSRQSAKKSFKVSFNTYQKGRKYYGLEKINLNGEHNDPSVTRAKLFWDLCREFGIPAPRSNHVRVYINNNYYGLYLNVEHIDEEFAGSRFGNQYGNLYKCLYPADLKYLGSNPNAYKLQMGDRRVYDLKTNTAYDDYSDIAHFIHVLNNTPIASLACELENVFNVQDYLRIMAIDVFTGDWDGYIFNKNNFYLYQNPVSGKFEYIPYDVDNTFGIDWFGVDWGTRNIYQWAPSNQQNEPRPLYNRLMEVPRYRDLYSYYLNQIIQELIVQPGYFAYIESIRDKIYPYIIDDPYYPLDYGFNAGAFLQSFESDWGAHVKYGIKPYITTRLNSIQQQLELNSIYPVINYLSVNHTGVGNPVNFKVNIWDDQPGLSVFLRYRFNDSGFVTMPMEPGQDGWYQATLNGVIGETTLRYHLQVQDASNNTLFYPCETVELYFPPIYSSGLFINEFMASNLTTIYDANGDFDDWIEIYNGGSDPVWLGDKYLSDNLNNPAKWQFPDHVIFPGEYLIIWADDDAEQGPFHTTYKLSAEGESIGIFNSTAAGQAPIDTYTFGAQQDDISLGRSPDGSSNWVYFTEPTPGATNEFSVVVDSLNPSSGLKVYPNPVTDNDLFFSRKVSFTIFRVSGEKVLEADQVLKIDISRIPKGVYLLKTNHNETVKIIVL from the coding sequence ATGAACGATTTACACAGAAAACTCAATTTGCTTTTTTTAACTTTTTCAACGGCTCGGAATCCTTTGGTGTATAGCCTGCTGATCGCAGGTCTGATTTCGTTTTTTTACTCTTTCACTGCAACTGCCCAACCCAATTTCCCTGAGGATGGAGAAGTGTATAGAGATGATGTGGTACCCCGCGTGGATATTTTTATTCACCCCGACACCCTGCAATGGATTTACAACAATGTGAGCAGCAATATCGAGTGGAGGGCAAATTTTATCTTCAATAACGGCACAATAACCGACACCATCGAAGAAGTTGGATTCAGACTCAGGGGAAATACTTCAAGACAATCGGCTAAAAAGTCTTTTAAAGTTTCTTTCAATACCTACCAAAAAGGGAGAAAGTATTACGGCCTGGAAAAAATAAACCTCAACGGAGAGCACAACGATCCTTCGGTTACCCGCGCCAAGTTGTTCTGGGATCTTTGCCGGGAATTCGGAATACCTGCGCCACGCTCAAATCATGTCAGGGTTTATATCAACAACAATTATTACGGCCTTTATCTCAACGTTGAGCACATCGACGAAGAATTTGCCGGATCAAGGTTCGGTAATCAGTATGGAAATCTTTATAAATGTCTTTACCCTGCTGATTTGAAATATCTTGGAAGCAATCCGAATGCATACAAACTGCAGATGGGCGACCGCAGGGTATATGATTTGAAAACCAACACGGCTTACGACGATTACAGTGATATCGCCCATTTCATTCACGTGCTCAATAATACTCCGATTGCCAGTCTTGCCTGCGAACTTGAAAACGTTTTCAATGTGCAGGACTATCTCAGGATCATGGCGATAGATGTGTTTACCGGCGATTGGGACGGGTATATTTTCAATAAAAACAACTTTTACCTTTACCAAAATCCAGTGTCGGGCAAATTTGAATACATCCCATATGATGTGGATAATACCTTTGGAATCGACTGGTTTGGCGTGGACTGGGGAACCCGGAACATTTACCAGTGGGCGCCTTCCAACCAGCAGAATGAACCCCGGCCGCTTTATAACCGGCTGATGGAGGTGCCGCGGTACCGTGACCTCTATTCTTACTATCTCAATCAAATCATCCAGGAACTGATTGTACAGCCGGGCTATTTTGCTTATATTGAATCGATCAGGGATAAAATTTACCCCTATATTATCGACGATCCTTATTATCCCCTCGATTACGGCTTTAACGCCGGTGCGTTTCTTCAGTCGTTTGAATCAGACTGGGGCGCCCATGTGAAATACGGGATCAAGCCTTACATCACCACAAGGCTGAACTCCATACAGCAGCAGCTCGAACTTAACAGCATTTATCCCGTGATCAATTACCTGTCAGTGAATCATACCGGAGTTGGTAACCCTGTAAATTTCAAAGTAAACATCTGGGACGATCAGCCGGGATTATCCGTATTTCTGCGTTACAGGTTTAATGATTCGGGGTTTGTAACAATGCCGATGGAACCTGGTCAGGATGGGTGGTACCAGGCTACCTTAAACGGTGTCATCGGTGAAACGACACTCAGGTATCATCTCCAGGTGCAGGACGCTTCGAACAATACGCTTTTTTACCCCTGCGAAACTGTGGAGCTTTATTTTCCACCCATATATTCCTCAGGGCTGTTTATCAACGAGTTTATGGCTTCAAACCTGACAACCATCTACGATGCAAACGGTGATTTTGACGACTGGATTGAAATTTATAACGGTGGCTCAGACCCTGTCTGGCTTGGCGACAAATACCTTTCGGATAACCTGAACAACCCGGCTAAATGGCAATTTCCGGATCATGTAATTTTCCCCGGCGAATACCTGATCATCTGGGCGGATGACGATGCTGAACAAGGTCCTTTCCATACCACTTACAAGCTTTCGGCTGAAGGGGAATCCATCGGAATATTTAACAGTACAGCCGCCGGTCAGGCTCCGATTGATACCTATACCTTCGGGGCACAGCAGGACGATATTTCCTTAGGCCGCAGTCCGGATGGAAGTTCCAACTGGGTTTACTTTACTGAACCTACGCCCGGTGCAACAAACGAATTTAGCGTGGTAGTGGACAGCCTCAATCCCTCCTCCGGGTTGAAAGTTTATCCCAATCCGGTGACGGATAATGATCTGTTTTTTTCAAGGAAAGTAAGTTTTACAATCTTCCGTGTATCCGGTGAAAAGGTGCTTGAAGCCGACCAGGTATTAAAAATCGATATCAGCCGGATACCGAAAGGAGTTTATTTATTAAAAACCAATCATAACGAAACCGTTAAAATCATTGTTCTCTGA